In Melospiza georgiana isolate bMelGeo1 chromosome 8, bMelGeo1.pri, whole genome shotgun sequence, one genomic interval encodes:
- the TMEM150A gene encoding transmembrane protein 150A — protein MPGPRMPAWGILPVTLPAFTITGMWIVYAMALSNNHICPVHNWSYNQSCDMDGPSSCCTLDHIPLVSKCGTLPPESCFFSLICSLGSFMVILVGLLRYAHLLERLGPSLLNTLGLATGWVCAAGLTMVGNFQVDHAKVLHYIGAGVAFPTSMLFLLLQSILTYRMAKTRGQYWTGHLRSILTTVAFFTLVFSGVFFIQESFVLQHVAALCEWIFIIDVLVFYGTFTFEFGAISTDTFLVLLKASRAPKSYKGESSLSSTAHIHSHVEGLAMA, from the exons ATATGCCATGGCACTGTCCAACAACCACATCTGCCCTGTCCACAACTG gagtTACAACCAGTCCTGTGACATGGAtggccccagctcctgctgcacgCTTGATCACATCCCCCTCGTCAG CAAGTGTGGCACCCTGCCTCCTGAGAGCTGCTTCTTCAGCCTCAtctgcagcctgggctccttCATGG TCATCCTGGTGGGCCTGCTGCGCTATGCCCACCTCCTGGAGCGCCTGGGGCCGTCCCTCCTCAACACCCTGGGGCTGGCCACTGGCTGGGTCTGCGCTGCTGGCCTCACCATGGTGGGCAACTTTCAG GTGGATCACGCCAAGGTGCTACACTACATTGGGGCAGGGGTGGCCTTTCCCACCAGcatgctgttcctgctcctgcagtcCATCCTCACCTACCGCATGGCTAAAACCCGAGGGCAGTACTGGACCGGCCACTTGCGGAGCATCCTCACCACCGTGGCCTTCTTCACCCTCGTCTTCA GTGGTGTGTTCTTCATCCAGGAGAGCTTTGTGCTACAGCACGTGGCTGCCTTGTGTGAGTGGATATTCATCATTGATGTCCTGGTTTTCTACGGCACGTTCACCTTTGAGTTTGGGGCCATCTCCACAGACACCTTCCTGGTCCTGCTGAAAGCCAGCCGGGCCCCCAAAAGTTACAAAGGCGAGAGCAGCCTGTCCAGTACAGCCCACATCCACAGCCACGTGGAGGGCCTGGCTATGGCCTGA